The nucleotide sequence CCTTTAGTAACTAAATCATCTATGAGTACTCCTATATATGCATCAGATCTTTTTAAAATTAAAGGTTCTTTATTTTTAACTTTAAGGGCTGCATTTATGCCGGCAATGATACCTTGTGCTGCCGCTTCTTCATATCCAGAACTCCCGTTTACTTGACCCGCTCCAAATAATCCACCTATATTTTTAAATTCTAATGATAATTTTAATTGTTGTGGATTTATACAATCATATTCTATAGCATATGCTGTTCTCATTATCTCTACATTTTCAAGTCCTATTATAGTTTTATACATAGCAAGCTGTATTTCTTCTGGAAGTGAACTTGATGCTCCACCAACATATAATTCATCTGTATTTTCTCCTTCTGGTTCTATGAATAGCTGATGTTTTTCTTTGTCTGGAAATCTCATGACTTTATCTTCAAGCGAAGGACAATATCTTGGACCAACAGATTTTATACTTCCATTATATAATGGTGATCTTTCTATATTATCCCTTATAACTTTTAAAGTTTCATCAGTTGTATAAGTTAAGTAACAATTAACCTGTTCTCTATCTATATCATCGCTCATAAAAGAGAATGGAATTACTTCCTTGTCTCCTTTTTGAATTATCATTTTAGAAAAATTTACACTTCTTCTATTTATTCTGGCAGGAGTACCTGTTTTAAATCTTCTAAGTTCTACACCTATATCTAACAAACTCTGAGAAAGATCATTGGCTGGAAATAATCCACTAGGGCCACCACTATAACTAACTTCTCCTATTATTATCTTACCTTTTAAATATGTACCTGTTGCCAGAATTACAGTCTTAGTTTTAAAATACGCTCCATTTTTAGTTAGAATACCACAAACCTTATCATCCTTAATATCTATTTTAACAACCTCAATTTGTTTTAACCAAAGATTAGATTGTCTTTCTATAACATGTTTCATTCTCTCAGAATATCTCTTTTTATCAGCTTGAGCTCTAAGTGAATGAACTGCAGGTCCTTTAGATGTATTTAACATTCTAGATTGTATATATGTATTGTCTATATTAACACCCATTTCACCACCTAGCGCATCTAACTCTCTAACTAAATGTCCCTTAGCAGTACCTCCTACACTTGGATTACATGGCATTAATGCTATACTATCCAAATTCATCGTACATATTAAAGTTTTACATCCAATTCTAGCTGATGCAAGAGCTGCTTCACAACCGGCATGTCCGGCACCAATTACAACTACATCAAATTCACCGCCAAAATAATCCATAAATATCTACCTACTTTCCTAAACAAAATTGAGAAAATATTTTATTTATTATATCTTCCTGTAATGTTTCTCCTAATATTTCTCCTAAACTACTCCAAGCATCTCTTATATCTATAGAAGCTAAATCAATAGCAGATGTATCATTTAATGCCTGAATTGCTTGCATGCAACTTTCCTTTCCTCTAATTAAAGCTTCCTTATGTCTTGTATTTGTTAAAATAAAACCTTTTGAATTTATTTCGCCATTAAAAAATAAATTTTTTATAATATCTTTTAATAATTCCACACCTTTACCTGTTTTAATAGATGTTTTCATTACATAATCTTGATTAAGCTTATTTAGTTCCGTTATATCCATTTTAACTTCTAAGTCACTTTTATTTAGTAAAACTATATATTTTTTATCCTTTATAAATTCAATGATTTTTCTGTCCTCATTATCTAGTTCTCTACTTAAATCTAATAACAGTATTACTAAATCTGCCTGATTTATCTTTTCTTTTGATTTGTTTACTCCTATTTTTTCTACAAGATCATTCGTCTCTCTTATTCCAGCAGTATCTATTATCTTAACTGGAATACCACTTATATTTATATATTCCTCGATAATATCTCTGGTCGTTCCAGGCACTTCTGTCACTATAGCTCTTTTTTCGTGTAATAAATAATTAAGTAATGAAGACTTACCAACGTTTGGTTTTCCAACTATAACAACATTTAAGCCCTCTCTGATTATTTTTCCTTCTTCAGCCGTGCTTAAAATTTCACTCATTTTTTCAATTATAGATTTTAATTTTAATGAGACATCAGAAGCAGTAATTTCTTCTAAATCATCTTCAGGATAATCTACAGTTGCTTCTATATGTGCAATTGTTTCAAGTAATTCTTCCCTTATCTCATTTATTTTTTCTGAAAGAGCACCTCTCGACTGCTTAACCGCAGATTTCATGGATAATTCTGTTTTAGCAGATATTATATCCATTACGGATTCTGCCTGACTTAAATCAATTCTTCCATTCAAAAATGCTCTCTTTGTGAACTCTCCAGGTTCTGCAATTCTTGCACCTTGTCTTATAACCTCCTCAAGTATTCTTTTAGTTGAAATAATACCTCCATGACAATTTATTTCAACTGTGTCCTCAGCAGTAAAACTTTTAGGGGCTTTCATATAGCTTACAAGAACCTCATCCAATATATCGCCAGTTTCTCTTTCGACTATAAATCCATGTCTCATTGTATATGGTTTGATATCATTCAAATCTTTATTATTTCTAGTTCTAAAAATACTACCTACAATTTTTAAAGCATTATCTCCTGATACTCTTACTATAGAAATTCCACTTTCACTTAAACCAGTACTTATAGCTGCTATAGTATCAAATTCCTTCATAATTAATAAAAACTCCTTTCCACTATATATAAAGCAAAAAGAAAGCCATGATATTAGGCTTTCTTTAAATCCACAACAACTCTTCTAAAAGGCTCTTCACCTTCACTATAAGTATTTACATAATTGTCATTCTGAAGTGCAGAATGGATTATCCTTCTTTCATACGGATTCATAGGTTCAAGCTTTACAGCTCTTCTTGTTTTTCTTACTTTATCCGATATTTTTCTAGCCAGTCTCCTTAGTGTTTCTTCTCTTTTAGCCCTATAATTTTCCGTATCTAAAATAACTCTTTTATATTCATTATCATGTTTCTTATTCACTACAAGACTTATAAGATACTGAATTGAATCTAAAGTTTCACCCCTATATCCTATAAGTATTCCCATATTGGGACCTGTTAATATTATACTTAGAACATTATTTTCTTCTTTTATTCTTATTTCTGCCTTAATACCCATGCAATTTAACATATCTCTTAAAAAAGTCTTAGCTTCATATATATAGTCTCTTTTAACCTTAACTTTTATTTTTGCTGGCCTAGTTCCTATGTTAAAAAAACC is from Clostridium fermenticellae and encodes:
- the mnmE gene encoding tRNA uridine-5-carboxymethylaminomethyl(34) synthesis GTPase MnmE; protein product: MKEFDTIAAISTGLSESGISIVRVSGDNALKIVGSIFRTRNNKDLNDIKPYTMRHGFIVERETGDILDEVLVSYMKAPKSFTAEDTVEINCHGGIISTKRILEEVIRQGARIAEPGEFTKRAFLNGRIDLSQAESVMDIISAKTELSMKSAVKQSRGALSEKINEIREELLETIAHIEATVDYPEDDLEEITASDVSLKLKSIIEKMSEILSTAEEGKIIREGLNVVIVGKPNVGKSSLLNYLLHEKRAIVTEVPGTTRDIIEEYINISGIPVKIIDTAGIRETNDLVEKIGVNKSKEKINQADLVILLLDLSRELDNEDRKIIEFIKDKKYIVLLNKSDLEVKMDITELNKLNQDYVMKTSIKTGKGVELLKDIIKNLFFNGEINSKGFILTNTRHKEALIRGKESCMQAIQALNDTSAIDLASIDIRDAWSSLGEILGETLQEDIINKIFSQFCLGK
- the jag gene encoding RNA-binding cell elongation regulator Jag/EloR; the protein is MKVIEMTGRTVDDALKNALNELKTTEDKVEVEVLDHGKKGFFNIGTRPAKIKVKVKRDYIYEAKTFLRDMLNCMGIKAEIRIKEENNVLSIILTGPNMGILIGYRGETLDSIQYLISLVVNKKHDNEYKRVILDTENYRAKREETLRRLARKISDKVRKTRRAVKLEPMNPYERRIIHSALQNDNYVNTYSEGEEPFRRVVVDLKKA
- the mnmG gene encoding tRNA uridine-5-carboxymethylaminomethyl(34) synthesis enzyme MnmG — its product is MDYFGGEFDVVVIGAGHAGCEAALASARIGCKTLICTMNLDSIALMPCNPSVGGTAKGHLVRELDALGGEMGVNIDNTYIQSRMLNTSKGPAVHSLRAQADKKRYSERMKHVIERQSNLWLKQIEVVKIDIKDDKVCGILTKNGAYFKTKTVILATGTYLKGKIIIGEVSYSGGPSGLFPANDLSQSLLDIGVELRRFKTGTPARINRRSVNFSKMIIQKGDKEVIPFSFMSDDIDREQVNCYLTYTTDETLKVIRDNIERSPLYNGSIKSVGPRYCPSLEDKVMRFPDKEKHQLFIEPEGENTDELYVGGASSSLPEEIQLAMYKTIIGLENVEIMRTAYAIEYDCINPQQLKLSLEFKNIGGLFGAGQVNGSSGYEEAAAQGIIAGINAALKVKNKEPLILKRSDAYIGVLIDDLVTKGTEEPYRMMTSRSEYRLILRQDNADLRLTEIGNRVGLVTDERYQRFLHRKEAIYKEIERIKCVNINPKKEVENFLKSLESSELKKTTSLYELIKRPELNYFKLEPLDKDRPILNDNIKEEVNIISKYEGYINKQLEQIKQFKKFEDKIIPADINYDSVRGLRIEAVQKLNKIKPTNIGQASRISGVSPADISVLLIYLEKEYRSRNIK